Proteins encoded within one genomic window of Humulus lupulus chromosome 1, drHumLupu1.1, whole genome shotgun sequence:
- the LOC133814637 gene encoding uncharacterized protein LOC133814637, which yields MDNITSLVQYGGKWNENNEYQGYTMTGILIPPNCSLDNLVVTDNSVLFFLEIKKKVVAKIIDLPLCVTIVQESSNENDLLLLANQKATTGEMEVGTLLMQANQASINEQMLLEEGMSSTTNDSINVSYIPHFAEEVADFIIEDNTKRKKKLDEIQLVISDYRVNTIEQGQIYKDKNTIKSALSYYAMLHNFQFKTKRSEPREYLVTCADETRNWLVRASKYINQDLFKVHKCNPNHTCSVEIVLEDHRQAKSIVVGELIKNKYKSIKRNYAPNDIMNDMNDDFGVTMGYTKAWRSREKALRLGWRYLRPIIFVDGTFLKNAHGGTLFSASTLDSNNNIFVLAFGIADSENDNSWLWFFSKLRDTYGEPEGLAIVSDRHKSIDNAVHMVYPNAFHGACMLHLLNNLKGKYGSHGEELQMNSLQ from the exons ATGGACAATATTACTTCtttggttcaatatggaggcaagtGGAATGAAAACAACGAGTACCAAGGGTACACAATGACTGGGATATTAATACCACCAAATTGTTCTCTTGACaacttg GTTGTAACAGACAATTCAGTGTTGTTCTTtctagaaataaagaaaaaagttgtTGCAAAAATAATAGATTTACCATTGTGTGTCACTATAGTTCAAGAATCAAGCAATGAAAATGATCTTCTTCTACTAGCAAATCAGAAAGCTACAACAGGAGAAATGGAGGTGGGGACATTATTAATGCAAGCAAATCAAGCTTCCATCAATGAACAAATGTTACTTGAAGAAGGAATGTCAAGCACAACAAATGACAGCATAAATGTGTCATACATACCTCATTTTGCTGAAGAAGTAGCTGATTTCATAATTGAGGacaatacaaaaagaaaaaagaagttggaTGAAATCCAACTAGTAATATCTGATTACAGAGTCAACACAATAGAGCAAGGGCAAATTTACAAGGATAAGAACACAATCAAATCAGCTCTTAGCTACTATGCAATGTTGCATAACTTccagttcaaaacaaaaagatcagAACCTAGAGAGTACCTAGTTACTTGCGCAGATGAAACACGCAACTGGTTGGTGAGAGCATCTAAGTACATAAATCAAGATTTATTCAAGGTACATAAATGCAATCCAAATCACACTTGCTCTGTTGAAATTGTTTTGGAAGACCATAGGCAAGCAAAAAGCATCGTAGTTGGGGAattaataaagaataagtacaagtCAATCAAAAGAAATTACGCTCCAAATGACATCATGAATGATATGAATGATGACTTCGGAGTAACTATGGGATACACAAAAGCATGGAGATCAAGAGAGAAAGCTTTGCGTCTA ggtTGGAGATACTTGAGGCCTATAATTTTTGTTGATGGAACTTTCTTGAAAAATGCACATGGTGGTACCCTATTTTCAGCATCAACGTTAGATTCAAACAACAACATTTTCGTGTTGGCTTTTGGAATAGCAGACTCTGAAAATGATAACTCATGGCTTTGGTTCTTCTCCAAACTGAGAGACACCTATGGAGAACCCGAAG GATTGGCTATAGTTTCTGACAGACATAAGAGCATAGATAATGCAGTACATATGGTGTATCCAAATGCTTTCCACGGAGCTTGCATGCTTCACTTACTCAATAATTTGAAAGGCAAATATGGGAGCCATGGAGAAGAGCTACAAATGAATTCATTGCAGTAG
- the LOC133814645 gene encoding uncharacterized protein LOC133814645, producing MMTSNIAESLNTALKAARNLPIDILVECLRSLVQKWVWKNSNNANGTFTKVSTAKENELRHDIVSKMKYEVLPFNTIEYQVRDQKGINFTVNIHNRTCTCNRFQEDEIPCGHAVAVIAKRNLSVYDYCEKFYKTETLKALYQENVHPLSHKDEWNLPQYLDIIVLPPNATIPAGRPRKKRIRTRGEHKVIITCGKCAQPGHNRKTCRNPPFEKPNK from the exons ATGATGACATCCAACATCGCAGAATCACTCAACACTGCACTAAAAGCTGCAAGAAATCTCCCCATTGATATCTTGGTTGAATGCCTTAGAAGTTTGGTTCAAAAGTGGGTTTGGAAAAACTCAAATAATGCAAATGGAACATTCACAAAAGTCTCTACAGCAAAAGAGAATGAATTGAGACATGACATTGTTTCAAAAATGAAGTATGAG GTCTTGCCTTTCAACACAATAGAATACCAAGTTCGTGATCAAAAGGGGATAAATTTCACAGTAAATATACATAATAGAACATGTACTTGCAATAGGTTCCAAGAAGATGAAATACCTTGTGGTCATGCAGTAGCTGTCATTGCAAAGAGAAACTTGAGTGTGTATGATTATTGTGAAAAATTCTACAAAACAGAAACGTTGAAAgcattgtatcaagaaaatgttcATCCTTTGTCCCATAAAGATGAATGGAATCTACCACAATACTTGGACATAATAGTGCTGCCTCCAAATGCAACAATCCCTGCAGGAAGaccaagaaagaaaagaataagaacaagaGGGGAACATAAAGTAATAATCACCTGTGGGAAATGTGCGCAACCAGGACATAACAGGAAGACTTGCAGGAATCCTCCATTTGAGAAGCCAAACAAATAG